In Propionispora hippei DSM 15287, the following are encoded in one genomic region:
- the ilvA gene encoding threonine ammonia-lyase, whose translation MITLADIIKARGVLDNIIHKTGLMTDNLLDETTGNRIFLKMENLQRTGSFKVRGAYNRIANLTDAEKEKGVIAASAGNHAQGVALAAKAYGISATIVMPRYAPLSKIKATRQLGANVILEGEVYDDSFEAALKIQQETKATFIHPFDDPLVIAGQGTIGLEILEALPDVEVVVVPIGGGGLIAGVAAAIKQSNPAIKVVGVQTRNMPSMFESMGQQKIVTVHGSATIADGIAVKTPGQLTFDMVQQYVDEIVTVDEDEISSTILFLLEKVKTVSEGAGAVSVAAVFNRLSHYQNKKIAAVVSGGNIDVNILSRIVDQGLVKSGRKVYLDTIIPDKPGHLWKLLQLISSTGVNILTINHKRDKRDVLIGFAQVEVEIETADEEHIYTVKKLLEKNNYCTQLC comes from the coding sequence ATGATCACACTGGCAGATATAATAAAAGCCCGGGGCGTTCTAGACAATATAATTCATAAGACGGGCTTGATGACGGATAACCTATTGGATGAGACGACGGGTAACCGGATTTTTCTCAAGATGGAGAACTTGCAGCGGACGGGGTCATTTAAGGTCCGGGGAGCCTATAACCGGATTGCCAATTTGACTGATGCGGAAAAAGAAAAAGGGGTTATTGCGGCCTCGGCGGGTAATCATGCACAAGGGGTTGCGCTGGCAGCTAAAGCCTATGGGATTAGTGCCACGATTGTGATGCCTAGATATGCGCCCTTGTCTAAGATAAAGGCTACCCGTCAACTGGGGGCCAACGTCATCCTGGAGGGGGAAGTATACGATGATTCTTTTGAAGCAGCTCTGAAAATTCAGCAGGAGACAAAGGCCACCTTTATTCACCCTTTTGACGATCCGCTGGTGATTGCCGGGCAAGGGACGATCGGGTTGGAGATACTGGAGGCTTTGCCTGATGTGGAGGTTGTGGTAGTGCCTATTGGGGGCGGGGGACTGATTGCTGGTGTCGCCGCCGCGATAAAACAGAGTAACCCTGCCATCAAGGTAGTCGGCGTCCAGACCCGGAATATGCCGTCCATGTTTGAATCCATGGGTCAACAAAAAATCGTGACTGTTCACGGCTCGGCGACTATTGCCGACGGAATTGCTGTCAAAACTCCCGGCCAACTGACTTTTGATATGGTGCAGCAATATGTGGATGAGATTGTAACGGTGGATGAAGACGAAATATCCAGTACGATTTTATTTTTATTGGAAAAGGTAAAAACCGTTTCCGAAGGAGCGGGGGCAGTTTCGGTGGCAGCCGTTTTTAACCGGCTTTCCCACTATCAAAACAAAAAAATTGCCGCTGTGGTAAGCGGCGGTAATATTGATGTAAACATTCTGTCCCGTATTGTGGATCAGGGGCTGGTAAAAAGCGGTCGTAAGGTATACCTTGATACTATCATCCCCGATAAACCGGGCCATTTGTGGAAACTGTTGCAGCTAATCTCCAGCACCGGTGTCAACATTCTTACCATCAATCATAAGCGGGATAAACGGGATGTGTTAATCGGCTTTGCGCAAGTGGAAGTGGAAATCGAGACAGCCGATGAAGAGCATATTTACACTGTCAAAAAGCTGCTGGAGAAGAATAATTACTGCACACAGCTTTGCTA